The following coding sequences are from one Nicotiana tomentosiformis chromosome 3, ASM39032v3, whole genome shotgun sequence window:
- the LOC104102421 gene encoding VQ motif-containing protein 11 — protein sequence MASSSTNNPNGSDPNSSTPNTTFVQADPSNFRAVVQRLTGATQDSSSVKLPVTGSGPAGPPRRPAFKLHERRQMSARKLEIMLNNGGCNGPPVGFSAGPLLSPSSSSSSLTRKRSFLASPVSPLEMLTRGSPRTPRSPMEEEEKAIAEKGFYLHPSPLSTPRGSEPPELLPLFPLQSPTARNDSSSSY from the coding sequence ATGGCTTCTTCTTCTACCAATAATCCTAACGGGTCCGACCCAAATTCATCAACACCCAATACAACTTTCGTCCAAGCTGACCCGTCAAATTTCCGGGCCGTTGTTCAAAGACTCACTGGCGCAACCCAAGACTCGTCCTCTGTTAAGCTCCCTGTTACTGGGTCCGGACCAGCTGGGCCACCTCGGCGACCGGCGTTTAAGCTGCACGAGCGGAGGCAAATGAGTGCACGAAAGCTCGAGATCATGCTCAACAATGGGGGTTGTAATGGGCCGCCTGTGGGCTTCAGTGCCGGCCCACTTTtatcaccttcttcttcttcttcttctttaactAGGAAGAGAAGCTTTTTGGCTTCGCCGGTTTCACCACTAGAAATGCTGACACGTGGCAGCCCAAGAACTCCGAGATCACCAATGGAGGAAGAAGAAAAAGCCATTGCTGAAAAAGGATTTTATTTGCATCCAAGTCCACTTAGTACTCCTAGAGGCTCTGAACCTCCTGAACTCTTGCCTTTGTTTCCACTTCAGTCCCCAACTGCTAGAAATGATTCATCATCTTCTTATTGA
- the LOC104107940 gene encoding formamidopyrimidine-DNA glycosylase isoform X2, protein MPELPEVEAARRAIEDHCVGKKIVKAIIADDPKVIDGVSLDDFRASLEGKTIVAANRKGKNMWIELDSPPFPTFQFGMAGAIYIKGVAVTKYKRSAVKDDDEWPSKYSKVFLELDDGLELSFTDKRRFARVRSLKNPVSVPPISELGPDALLEPMTVDEFYKAFSKKKIGVKALLLDQSFISGIGNWIADEVLYQARIHPMQTASSISKEDCATLLKCIYEVTEFAVEVDADCSRFPSEWLFHYRWGKKPGKVNGKKIEFITAGGRTSAFVPDLQKMVGAESAKAAGKRQQVKVQRVKHNDSDGEDEEPEIEEAEAGKSKGKRRGTDNKRASTNKKLKGSNGDNDENDNDNDEGLKNPSEKAKQSRSSKGKGGNQEKKARANMAAKRKLEESGDDEDDDGSEGDDDNEGGKDRKLSSKTQSKGKKTTKRTAEPRQTRNKLSNKHK, encoded by the exons ATGCCGGAGCTTCCGGAGGTAGAGGCAGCTCGAAGAGCCATAGAGGATCACTGCGTAGGCAAGAAAATCGTGAAAGCCATCATCGCCGATGATCCCAAGGTCATCGACGGCGTGTCTCTAGATGATTTCAGAGCCTCTCTTGAGGGCAAAACCATCGTAGCTGCTAATCGCAAGGGAAAAAACATGTGGATTGAGCTCGATTCCCCTCCTTTCCCTACTTTTCAGTTCG GAATGGCGGGTGCTATATACATCAAAGGAGTTGCAGTTACAAAATATAAACG GTCTGCTGTAAAAGACGACGACGAGTGGCCTTCCAAGTATTCAAAGGTTTTCCTTGAG TTGGACGATGGTTTGGAGCTTTCATTTACTGATAAGAGGCGGTTTGCCAGGGTGCGCTCTCTGAAGAAT CCGGTTTCTgttcctccaatatctgaacttGGTCCTGATGCTCTGTTGGAGCCAATGACTGTAGATGAGTTCTATAAAGCTTTCAGCAAGAAGAAGATTGGTGTTAAGGCTTTATTACTTGACCAG AGTTTTATTTCAGGAATTGGCAACTGGATTGCAGATGAAGTGCTATATCAG GCAAGAATCCATCCTATGCAGACTGCTTCTAGCATATCCAAGGAGGACTGTGCAACATTGCTGAAGTGCATCTACGAG GTTACAGAATTTGCGGTTGAAGTAGATGCCGACTGCAGCCGCTTCCCTTCTGAATGGTTGTTTCATTACCGATGGGGCAAAAAGCCTGGAAAAGTTAATG GGAAGAAAATCGAGTTTATCACGGCTGGTGGCAGG ACTTCAGCCTTTGTGCCGGACCTACAAAAGATGGTGGGAGCTGAATCTGCAAAAGCAGCAGGTAAAAGGCAGCAGGTCAAAGTTCAGAGAGTCAAGCATAACGATAGTGATGGTGAAGACGAGGAACCAGAAATTGAAGAGGCAGAAGCTGGGAAATCAAAGGGGAAGCGGCGTGGGACAGATAATAAGAGAGCTTCTACTAACAAGAAGTTGAAGGGAAGCAACGGTGAcaatgatgaaaatgataatgataatgatgaagGTCTAAAGAATCCTTCTGAAAAAGCAAAACAAAGTAGGAGCTCCAAGGGAAAAGGTGGTAATCAAGAGAAGAAAGCCAGAGCAAATATGGCTGCAAAAAGAAAACTAGAGGAAAGTGgtgatgatgaagatgatgacgGTAGTGAGGGTGATGATGATAATGAAGGGGGCAAGGATCGCAAGCTTTCTAGTAAAACACAATCAAAGGGGAAGAAGACCACCAAGCGAACGGCTGAACCAAGGCAGACTAGGAATAAGCTGTCCAATAAGCACAAGTAA
- the LOC104107940 gene encoding formamidopyrimidine-DNA glycosylase isoform X5, with the protein MPELPEVEAARRAIEDHCVGKKIVKAIIADDPKVIDGVSLDDFRASLEGKTIVAANRKGKNMWIELDSPPFPTFQFGMAGAIYIKGVAVTKYKRSAVKDDDEWPSKYSKVFLELDDGLELSFTDKRRFARVRSLKNPVSVPPISELGPDALLEPMTVDEFYKAFSKKKIGVKALLLDQSFISGIGNWIADEVLYQARIHPMQTASSISKEDCATLLKCIYEVTEFAVEVDADCSRFPSEWSSKKLLKLAQIVVSILLVGFSIPGKRNLARPLLMVWLLTFKLLLVGFWEENRVYHGWWQDFSLCAGPTKDGGS; encoded by the exons ATGCCGGAGCTTCCGGAGGTAGAGGCAGCTCGAAGAGCCATAGAGGATCACTGCGTAGGCAAGAAAATCGTGAAAGCCATCATCGCCGATGATCCCAAGGTCATCGACGGCGTGTCTCTAGATGATTTCAGAGCCTCTCTTGAGGGCAAAACCATCGTAGCTGCTAATCGCAAGGGAAAAAACATGTGGATTGAGCTCGATTCCCCTCCTTTCCCTACTTTTCAGTTCG GAATGGCGGGTGCTATATACATCAAAGGAGTTGCAGTTACAAAATATAAACG GTCTGCTGTAAAAGACGACGACGAGTGGCCTTCCAAGTATTCAAAGGTTTTCCTTGAG TTGGACGATGGTTTGGAGCTTTCATTTACTGATAAGAGGCGGTTTGCCAGGGTGCGCTCTCTGAAGAAT CCGGTTTCTgttcctccaatatctgaacttGGTCCTGATGCTCTGTTGGAGCCAATGACTGTAGATGAGTTCTATAAAGCTTTCAGCAAGAAGAAGATTGGTGTTAAGGCTTTATTACTTGACCAG AGTTTTATTTCAGGAATTGGCAACTGGATTGCAGATGAAGTGCTATATCAG GCAAGAATCCATCCTATGCAGACTGCTTCTAGCATATCCAAGGAGGACTGTGCAACATTGCTGAAGTGCATCTACGAG GTTACAGAATTTGCGGTTGAAGTAGATGCCGACTGCAGCCGCTTCCCTTCTGAATG GTCGTCGAAAAAGCTGTTGAAGTTGGCGCAGATAGTAGTCAGTATCCTACTAGTTGGATTTTCCATTCCCGGGAAAAGAAACCTGGCAAGGCCTTTGTTGATGGTTTGGCTCCTCACGTTTAAGCTACTCCTGGTTGGGTTCTG GGAAGAAAATCGAGTTTATCACGGCTGGTGGCAGG ACTTCAGCCTTTGTGCCGGACCTACAAAAGATGGTGGGAGCTGA
- the LOC104107940 gene encoding formamidopyrimidine-DNA glycosylase isoform X4, producing the protein MPELPEVEAARRAIEDHCVGKKIVKAIIADDPKVIDGVSLDDFRASLEGKTIVAANRKGKNMWIELDSPPFPTFQFGMAGAIYIKGVAVTKYKRSAVKDDDEWPSKYSKVFLELDDGLELSFTDKRRFARVRSLKNPVSVPPISELGPDALLEPMTVDEFYKAFSKKKIGVKALLLDQSFISGIGNWIADEVLYQARIHPMQTASSISKEDCATLLKCIYEVTEFAVEVDADCSRFPSEWSSKKLLKLAQIVVSILLVGFSIPGKRNLARPLLMGRKSSLSRLVAGLQPLCRTYKRWWELNLQKQQVKGSRSKFRESSITIVMVKTRNQKLKRQKLGNQRGSGVGQIIRELLLTRS; encoded by the exons ATGCCGGAGCTTCCGGAGGTAGAGGCAGCTCGAAGAGCCATAGAGGATCACTGCGTAGGCAAGAAAATCGTGAAAGCCATCATCGCCGATGATCCCAAGGTCATCGACGGCGTGTCTCTAGATGATTTCAGAGCCTCTCTTGAGGGCAAAACCATCGTAGCTGCTAATCGCAAGGGAAAAAACATGTGGATTGAGCTCGATTCCCCTCCTTTCCCTACTTTTCAGTTCG GAATGGCGGGTGCTATATACATCAAAGGAGTTGCAGTTACAAAATATAAACG GTCTGCTGTAAAAGACGACGACGAGTGGCCTTCCAAGTATTCAAAGGTTTTCCTTGAG TTGGACGATGGTTTGGAGCTTTCATTTACTGATAAGAGGCGGTTTGCCAGGGTGCGCTCTCTGAAGAAT CCGGTTTCTgttcctccaatatctgaacttGGTCCTGATGCTCTGTTGGAGCCAATGACTGTAGATGAGTTCTATAAAGCTTTCAGCAAGAAGAAGATTGGTGTTAAGGCTTTATTACTTGACCAG AGTTTTATTTCAGGAATTGGCAACTGGATTGCAGATGAAGTGCTATATCAG GCAAGAATCCATCCTATGCAGACTGCTTCTAGCATATCCAAGGAGGACTGTGCAACATTGCTGAAGTGCATCTACGAG GTTACAGAATTTGCGGTTGAAGTAGATGCCGACTGCAGCCGCTTCCCTTCTGAATG GTCGTCGAAAAAGCTGTTGAAGTTGGCGCAGATAGTAGTCAGTATCCTACTAGTTGGATTTTCCATTCCCGGGAAAAGAAACCTGGCAAGGCCTTTGTTGATG GGAAGAAAATCGAGTTTATCACGGCTGGTGGCAGG ACTTCAGCCTTTGTGCCGGACCTACAAAAGATGGTGGGAGCTGAATCTGCAAAAGCAGCAGGTAAAAGGCAGCAGGTCAAAGTTCAGAGAGTCAAGCATAACGATAGTGATGGTGAAGACGAGGAACCAGAAATTGAAGAGGCAGAAGCTGGGAAATCAAAGGGGAAGCGGCGTGGGACAGATAATAAGAGAGCTTCTACTAACAAGAAGTTGA
- the LOC104107940 gene encoding formamidopyrimidine-DNA glycosylase isoform X1, protein MPELPEVEAARRAIEDHCVGKKIVKAIIADDPKVIDGVSLDDFRASLEGKTIVAANRKGKNMWIELDSPPFPTFQFGMAGAIYIKGVAVTKYKRSAVKDDDEWPSKYSKVFLELDDGLELSFTDKRRFARVRSLKNPVSVPPISELGPDALLEPMTVDEFYKAFSKKKIGVKALLLDQSFISGIGNWIADEVLYQARIHPMQTASSISKEDCATLLKCIYEVVEKAVEVGADSSQYPTSWIFHSREKKPGKAFVDGKKIEFITAGGRTSAFVPDLQKMVGAESAKAAGKRQQVKVQRVKHNDSDGEDEEPEIEEAEAGKSKGKRRGTDNKRASTNKKLKGSNGDNDENDNDNDEGLKNPSEKAKQSRSSKGKGGNQEKKARANMAAKRKLEESGDDEDDDGSEGDDDNEGGKDRKLSSKTQSKGKKTTKRTAEPRQTRNKLSNKHK, encoded by the exons ATGCCGGAGCTTCCGGAGGTAGAGGCAGCTCGAAGAGCCATAGAGGATCACTGCGTAGGCAAGAAAATCGTGAAAGCCATCATCGCCGATGATCCCAAGGTCATCGACGGCGTGTCTCTAGATGATTTCAGAGCCTCTCTTGAGGGCAAAACCATCGTAGCTGCTAATCGCAAGGGAAAAAACATGTGGATTGAGCTCGATTCCCCTCCTTTCCCTACTTTTCAGTTCG GAATGGCGGGTGCTATATACATCAAAGGAGTTGCAGTTACAAAATATAAACG GTCTGCTGTAAAAGACGACGACGAGTGGCCTTCCAAGTATTCAAAGGTTTTCCTTGAG TTGGACGATGGTTTGGAGCTTTCATTTACTGATAAGAGGCGGTTTGCCAGGGTGCGCTCTCTGAAGAAT CCGGTTTCTgttcctccaatatctgaacttGGTCCTGATGCTCTGTTGGAGCCAATGACTGTAGATGAGTTCTATAAAGCTTTCAGCAAGAAGAAGATTGGTGTTAAGGCTTTATTACTTGACCAG AGTTTTATTTCAGGAATTGGCAACTGGATTGCAGATGAAGTGCTATATCAG GCAAGAATCCATCCTATGCAGACTGCTTCTAGCATATCCAAGGAGGACTGTGCAACATTGCTGAAGTGCATCTACGAG GTCGTCGAAAAAGCTGTTGAAGTTGGCGCAGATAGTAGTCAGTATCCTACTAGTTGGATTTTCCATTCCCGGGAAAAGAAACCTGGCAAGGCCTTTGTTGATG GGAAGAAAATCGAGTTTATCACGGCTGGTGGCAGG ACTTCAGCCTTTGTGCCGGACCTACAAAAGATGGTGGGAGCTGAATCTGCAAAAGCAGCAGGTAAAAGGCAGCAGGTCAAAGTTCAGAGAGTCAAGCATAACGATAGTGATGGTGAAGACGAGGAACCAGAAATTGAAGAGGCAGAAGCTGGGAAATCAAAGGGGAAGCGGCGTGGGACAGATAATAAGAGAGCTTCTACTAACAAGAAGTTGAAGGGAAGCAACGGTGAcaatgatgaaaatgataatgataatgatgaagGTCTAAAGAATCCTTCTGAAAAAGCAAAACAAAGTAGGAGCTCCAAGGGAAAAGGTGGTAATCAAGAGAAGAAAGCCAGAGCAAATATGGCTGCAAAAAGAAAACTAGAGGAAAGTGgtgatgatgaagatgatgacgGTAGTGAGGGTGATGATGATAATGAAGGGGGCAAGGATCGCAAGCTTTCTAGTAAAACACAATCAAAGGGGAAGAAGACCACCAAGCGAACGGCTGAACCAAGGCAGACTAGGAATAAGCTGTCCAATAAGCACAAGTAA
- the LOC104107940 gene encoding formamidopyrimidine-DNA glycosylase isoform X3 has protein sequence MAGAIYIKGVAVTKYKRSAVKDDDEWPSKYSKVFLELDDGLELSFTDKRRFARVRSLKNPVSVPPISELGPDALLEPMTVDEFYKAFSKKKIGVKALLLDQSFISGIGNWIADEVLYQARIHPMQTASSISKEDCATLLKCIYEVVEKAVEVGADSSQYPTSWIFHSREKKPGKAFVDGKKIEFITAGGRTSAFVPDLQKMVGAESAKAAGKRQQVKVQRVKHNDSDGEDEEPEIEEAEAGKSKGKRRGTDNKRASTNKKLKGSNGDNDENDNDNDEGLKNPSEKAKQSRSSKGKGGNQEKKARANMAAKRKLEESGDDEDDDGSEGDDDNEGGKDRKLSSKTQSKGKKTTKRTAEPRQTRNKLSNKHK, from the exons ATGGCGGGTGCTATATACATCAAAGGAGTTGCAGTTACAAAATATAAACG GTCTGCTGTAAAAGACGACGACGAGTGGCCTTCCAAGTATTCAAAGGTTTTCCTTGAG TTGGACGATGGTTTGGAGCTTTCATTTACTGATAAGAGGCGGTTTGCCAGGGTGCGCTCTCTGAAGAAT CCGGTTTCTgttcctccaatatctgaacttGGTCCTGATGCTCTGTTGGAGCCAATGACTGTAGATGAGTTCTATAAAGCTTTCAGCAAGAAGAAGATTGGTGTTAAGGCTTTATTACTTGACCAG AGTTTTATTTCAGGAATTGGCAACTGGATTGCAGATGAAGTGCTATATCAG GCAAGAATCCATCCTATGCAGACTGCTTCTAGCATATCCAAGGAGGACTGTGCAACATTGCTGAAGTGCATCTACGAG GTCGTCGAAAAAGCTGTTGAAGTTGGCGCAGATAGTAGTCAGTATCCTACTAGTTGGATTTTCCATTCCCGGGAAAAGAAACCTGGCAAGGCCTTTGTTGATG GGAAGAAAATCGAGTTTATCACGGCTGGTGGCAGG ACTTCAGCCTTTGTGCCGGACCTACAAAAGATGGTGGGAGCTGAATCTGCAAAAGCAGCAGGTAAAAGGCAGCAGGTCAAAGTTCAGAGAGTCAAGCATAACGATAGTGATGGTGAAGACGAGGAACCAGAAATTGAAGAGGCAGAAGCTGGGAAATCAAAGGGGAAGCGGCGTGGGACAGATAATAAGAGAGCTTCTACTAACAAGAAGTTGAAGGGAAGCAACGGTGAcaatgatgaaaatgataatgataatgatgaagGTCTAAAGAATCCTTCTGAAAAAGCAAAACAAAGTAGGAGCTCCAAGGGAAAAGGTGGTAATCAAGAGAAGAAAGCCAGAGCAAATATGGCTGCAAAAAGAAAACTAGAGGAAAGTGgtgatgatgaagatgatgacgGTAGTGAGGGTGATGATGATAATGAAGGGGGCAAGGATCGCAAGCTTTCTAGTAAAACACAATCAAAGGGGAAGAAGACCACCAAGCGAACGGCTGAACCAAGGCAGACTAGGAATAAGCTGTCCAATAAGCACAAGTAA